GGGTGTTCGCGTTCGAGGGGCAGATGGTGGACTCGCCGGTGCTGCGGCATGCGGAAGTGATGTTGCGCCGGGCGGGGGAATCGGTCCCCGAGTGACGTGAACGCGGCATGGGTCTGGGCAATCGCGGCCCTGGTCGAGTTCGGCGGCCTGATCGCCGTGGGGGTTCTGCTCATCGTGTCGCGCCGGCAGCTGAGCGGAGCGCGGGCCGCACTGCAGCGGCTCCGAGAGCCACGGCCGCGGCGTCGTTCCAGGCCACCGGGAGTGGCGCCGCTGGCCATCAAAACCGTGTGGCGGACCGCGGATTCGTTGATCAACAAGGGACTCGGCGCCACCGTGCGCAACTCGGTGGAGGACCTCGCGGGATGGGCCAGGGTGGAGCGCCCCGATCTGGCCAGGATGACGGCCGACGGCAATGTGGTGATCGCCTTTTCCGACATCGAGGGTTCGACCGAGCTCAACGAGGAACTCGGCGACAGGGGCTGGGTGAAACTGCTCGAACGGCACAACAAGCTGATCAGCAAACAGGTCGAGGAGCACGGCGGCCACGTCGTGAAGACGCAGGGCGACGGCTTCATGATCGCATTCCCGGATCCGGTGCAGGCGGTGCGTTGCGCTATCGCCGTGCAGCGCGCGCTGCAGTCAGATCCGGTGCGCTGGGACCAGATTCGGGTGCGCATCGGCTTGCACATGGGCAGCTCGGTGCGGCGCGGAGACGACCTGTTCGGGCGCAACGTCGCGATGGCCGCGCGGGTGGCCGGTCAGGCCGATGGCGGGGAGATTTTGGTCAGCGAGTCGGTGTGCGACGCAGTATCCGGATCCCCTGATATCGAGTTGGGCACGCCACGCGCAGTCGAGCTCAAGGGCTTTCGCGGCAGCCACCAGCTGTATCCGGTGGTCGTGGCGGCCCCGGACTAGGGGAGTTGCCGGATCGGGCACGCTCTCGGCGAGGTGAGAACGCCTACTTGCCGCGCCAGCGCAGCACGTCCAAAGCGACGGCCACCTTGACGCTGCATTCTGAAAGCGGACAGGGTAGCAATTCGTCGGCGCGGGCCAGCCGTCGCAGCAACGTGTTGCGATGCGTGTAGAGCCGCGCCGCCGCGCGTGAGACGTTGCACTGTTCGTCGACGAAAACCCGCACGGAGTCTTGTAATTCGCTGCCTGCGGTTTCGAGTCCGCCAAGTGTGTGTTGGACGAATTCGGTGGCTCGATCGGGGTCGGCGGTGAGCAACGCGACCAGTTCGACGTCGGCGAATTGCGCCACGCGTTGCGGTGATCGCAGCCGAGCCATCATCTGCTGGGTGGTGATGGCGTCGAAATGGCTGCGGCGGAATCCGTCGATGCCTTCCCCGCACGGGCCGATCGCGACCCGGACATCAGGCGTGTTCTCGATCGAATTACGCAGTGTCGCAGTATCTATCGATCTGCTCGGTATCCACACCCAGCGGGTCGCCGTGCTGGCCAGAATGGTCAGTGGCCGTGCCGCTGCGGCCTGCCCGAGCGCCTCGGCGGCGGCGTCGAGGCGGGCCATGTCGGCGGCCGGGTCGTCACTCCAGATGACCGCCGCAATGTGCGGCCCGGTCAGGGCGTGTCCGAGGCGGGCCTCGGCCCGGGTGCGGGCGATGGGAGCGCCGTCCAGGATCAGCGCGACCGTCTCGCGTCGTTCGGCGTGGGTGCCACGGGTCAGATCGTCACGCTCCGACTCGATCCGCGACGCGATGTCGGCCAGCGTCGCGTCGATGAATGCGCTGATCGAGCGCGAGCACACGTCGAGCATCTCCTGCAGCTCGGCGGGATCCGACGTCAACTCGAACGCGATCTGCATCAGCCGGCGCCACGCCACGCCCTGCCCGATGCGGTACGCATCCAGCGTGTAGGGCGTCAGGCCGCGGCGGGCCACCTCGCGCGAGATGTTGATGGGTTCGGGCCCGGTGTTCGGTGGCACCGGCGCACCCGGATCACGCACGTTGGCCGCACCCCAGAAGTACATGTTGGCCCGGTTGCTGCGCCCGACCGCGGCCGCCAGCTCGGGATCCCCCGCAATGACGGGACTGGCCGCCAGGACTTCCGCGTCGAGTTCGTCGAGCCATTCCGCACGCGGATTCAGGCTGATCTGTGCGCACTGCCGAATCAGCTCTCTGACCGGCTCAGACGGACGTTTCCAAGACATTTAGCCACAATAATATATTGGTGCAGTTTGCACCATGATAAGCACCTAAATGGGCATATATGCCCTTGGTTAGCGGCTGGCGGCTGGCGAGTATTGAACCCATCAAACGCCATCCGCGTCAGGAGCTACCCATGTCCCGCACATCAGCACCCGCAGCCACCGCCGTCGAGCACGTCGACGTGTTGATCGTCGGGGCCGGAATCTCCGGCATCGGCGCCGCCTACTACCTGCAGCGCGAACACCCCGGCCGCAGCTACGCCATCCTCGAGGCGCGCGGAGCCACCGGCGGCACCTGGGATCTGTTCCGCTACCCCGGCATTCGTTCGGACTCCGATCTGCACACCTTCGGTTACGAATTCAAGCCGTGGCGTGACGAGGACGCCATCGCCACCGCCGACAAGATCCTGACCTACCTGCGCGAGACGGCGTCGGAGAACGGCATCGACGCCAAGGTGCGCTTCCACCACAAGGTGCACGGCGCGGCCTGGTCGAGCAGCCAAGCACGCTGGGTCGTCGACATCGAGCGGACCGATATCGGAGCACGGACCCAGATCAGCGCCAACTGGCTGTTCTGCGCGGGCGGCTATTACCGCTACGACGAGGGCTACACGCCGCACTTCGAGGGCCGGGAGCGCTTCACCGGGCAGATCGTGCACCCCCAGCACTGGCCCGAGGACCTGGACTACACCGGCAAGAAGGTGGTCATCATCGGCAGCGGCGCCACCGCGGTGACCCTGCTACCGGCGATGGCCGGGCGTGCCGCCCACGTGACCATGCTGCAACGGTCGCCGACCTACATCATGCCGGTGCCGTCCAAGGACGCCTTCGCCAACACGGCGCAGAAACTGCTGGGCGCCAAGCGCGGATACGCGTTGGCGCGGCGCAAGAACATCGCCCAGCAGCGCGCGGTGTACCAGTTCTGCCAGAAGTATCCGGCCCTGGCCAAGCGGATCATCCGAAACGTCAACGCCAAGAGGCTGCCCAAGGATTACCCTGTCGACGAGCACTTCAGCCCCACCTACAACCCGTGGGATCAGCGGTTGTGCGCGGTGCCCGATTCCGATCTGTTCAAAGCGATCCGCAATGGCAGCGCCTCGGTGGTGACCGACCGCATCGCCACCTTCACCGAGACCGGCATCCTGCTGGAGTCCGGTCGCGAGTTGGACGCCGACATCATCATCACCGCAACGGGTTTGAACCTGCAGGCGTTCGGCGGTATGTCGCTCTCGGTGGACGGCGAGGCGGTCCGCCTGCCCGACCGGGTCGCCTACAAGGGGATGATGCTGTCCGGTGTGCCGAACTTCGCGTACGCGATCGGCTACACCAACTCGTCGTGGACGCTGAAAGTCGGCCTGCTGTGTGAACACTTCTGCCGGCTGCTCTCCCACATGGACGCCCACGGCTACGACACCGCGTGCCCGGTCTTCGACGATCCCGGCATGGAAACCCGCCCGCTGCTTGACTTCTCGGCCGGTTACGTGCAGCGCGCGGTGGACCAGCTGCCGCGGCAGGGGGCGGGGCGGCCCTGGCTGACGTCGATGAGCTACCACGCCGATGTGAAGCTGCTGCGTAACGACGCCGTTGTCGATCCGGCACTGCGGCTGACGAACTCCGCCAGCGTTCGTGACGCCGAGTTGGTGTCAGCCTGAACCGCGCCGGGGGACGAACCTGACGAAGTGCCGTCGCTGACCGACCGGTTGGAAGTCGGTGCCGGAACCCTCGCTTCAGAAATTCATGCCCGAGTACATGACCCGGCCCGGATCGTACTTCTGCCGCACCGTGCTGAGCCGGGACAGGTTCGCGCCGAAGTACCGTGCGGGCGGCTGGCCGGCTTCGATGTAGTTCACGTAGCCACCGGCCGAATATCGTTGCACCGCTTGGTGTGCGGTGGTGAGCCAGCCGGTGGCGGCCGACGGAGAACCGGAGGTCTCGACGTACCACT
The nucleotide sequence above comes from Mycobacterium kiyosense. Encoded proteins:
- a CDS encoding flavin-binding monooxygenase translates to MSRTSAPAATAVEHVDVLIVGAGISGIGAAYYLQREHPGRSYAILEARGATGGTWDLFRYPGIRSDSDLHTFGYEFKPWRDEDAIATADKILTYLRETASENGIDAKVRFHHKVHGAAWSSSQARWVVDIERTDIGARTQISANWLFCAGGYYRYDEGYTPHFEGRERFTGQIVHPQHWPEDLDYTGKKVVIIGSGATAVTLLPAMAGRAAHVTMLQRSPTYIMPVPSKDAFANTAQKLLGAKRGYALARRKNIAQQRAVYQFCQKYPALAKRIIRNVNAKRLPKDYPVDEHFSPTYNPWDQRLCAVPDSDLFKAIRNGSASVVTDRIATFTETGILLESGRELDADIIITATGLNLQAFGGMSLSVDGEAVRLPDRVAYKGMMLSGVPNFAYAIGYTNSSWTLKVGLLCEHFCRLLSHMDAHGYDTACPVFDDPGMETRPLLDFSAGYVQRAVDQLPRQGAGRPWLTSMSYHADVKLLRNDAVVDPALRLTNSASVRDAELVSA